One Niabella beijingensis DNA window includes the following coding sequences:
- a CDS encoding ABC transporter ATP-binding protein: MLECTHIVKRYHRQLILDSSSLQLTKGIYWIQGANGTGKTTFLKMAAALIPFDGDIRLNGISQKAAPFAYRQQVSWAEAEPLYPDFLTGSELIALYRKVRKATPADTEALVHLFDAGTYLPGKVGTYSAGMLKKLSLILAFTGPADLVLLDEPFITLDTAACRRLEQLILERHRETGTTFILSSHQEPGQLLLPRMRILTVQNKTITH, translated from the coding sequence ATGCTGGAATGTACACATATTGTAAAGCGCTATCACCGGCAGCTTATACTCGACAGCTCCTCCCTTCAGCTCACAAAGGGTATCTACTGGATACAGGGAGCGAACGGTACGGGTAAAACAACCTTTTTAAAAATGGCGGCGGCGCTGATCCCCTTCGACGGCGATATCCGGCTGAACGGCATTTCGCAAAAAGCTGCGCCCTTCGCCTACCGGCAACAGGTCAGCTGGGCCGAGGCGGAACCGTTGTATCCGGATTTTTTAACCGGGTCGGAACTGATCGCATTATACCGGAAGGTCCGGAAAGCAACGCCTGCCGATACAGAAGCGCTTGTTCACCTTTTTGATGCCGGCACTTATCTTCCCGGTAAAGTGGGCACCTATTCCGCAGGAATGCTAAAAAAGCTGTCTTTAATACTGGCCTTCACAGGCCCGGCAGACCTGGTTTTGCTGGATGAGCCTTTTATCACTTTAGATACAGCTGCCTGCCGGCGGCTGGAGCAACTGATCCTTGAACGGCACCGGGAAACCGGCACCACATTTATCCTGAGCTCGCACCAGGAACCGGGGCAGCTGCTGTTGCCCCGGATGCGCATTTTAACGGTACAGAACAAAACCATAACCCATTGA
- a CDS encoding lytic transglycosylase domain-containing protein, translating to MTRNKLTVFIGSTLVSLCTLTAAHAQLSPVKETAAAPAAPEEQLVKADPKAGFKDLFEKAELKTATFKGIKTEHLNPKAISFVKDYIDRNARELNELKTWARPYFDMMDDVLSQNGIPKELKYLAVIESHLRANLVSWAGAVGPWQFMPGTARGLGLNVSRGRDERTDYLKSTRAASKYLNYLFNIYNDWLLVVAAYNCGPGRVNSAINKAGSNDFWDLQYYLPAESRNHVKKFIATHYIMEGQGGVTTVSREQALAMMKTVKDESTQQNVKVQTISGRFNSKAIAKYLDMSVTDFNKLNPSLDKVLASNSTYQLKLPEEKVDLFLEKKNEMLNESIQMLINPEYRN from the coding sequence ATGACCAGAAATAAGTTGACTGTTTTCATCGGCAGCACCCTGGTGTCCCTGTGTACCCTTACGGCTGCACATGCACAGCTGAGCCCTGTAAAAGAAACAGCCGCTGCACCGGCTGCTCCCGAAGAGCAACTGGTTAAAGCTGATCCGAAAGCAGGCTTTAAAGATCTTTTTGAAAAAGCGGAGCTCAAAACGGCTACATTCAAAGGCATCAAAACCGAACATTTAAATCCCAAAGCGATCAGCTTTGTTAAAGACTATATCGACCGGAATGCACGGGAACTGAATGAACTCAAAACATGGGCCCGCCCCTATTTTGACATGATGGATGATGTACTTTCCCAGAACGGTATTCCCAAAGAATTAAAATACCTGGCGGTGATCGAATCACACCTGCGTGCCAACCTGGTTTCCTGGGCCGGAGCCGTGGGGCCCTGGCAATTTATGCCGGGAACAGCACGCGGACTGGGACTGAACGTTTCACGCGGAAGGGATGAGCGGACCGATTATCTGAAAAGCACCAGGGCTGCCAGCAAATACCTGAATTATCTCTTTAATATCTATAACGACTGGCTGCTGGTTGTAGCAGCGTATAACTGCGGACCGGGCCGTGTAAATTCGGCAATCAACAAAGCGGGAAGCAATGATTTCTGGGACCTCCAGTATTACCTGCCTGCGGAAAGCCGCAACCATGTAAAAAAATTCATTGCCACCCATTACATCATGGAAGGCCAGGGTGGCGTAACCACCGTTTCACGCGAGCAGGCGCTGGCAATGATGAAGACGGTTAAGGACGAGTCCACGCAGCAGAATGTGAAGGTACAGACCATCAGCGGACGCTTTAATTCCAAAGCCATTGCCAAATACCTCGACATGAGCGTAACAGACTTCAATAAGCTGAACCCCAGTCTCGACAAAGTACTGGCATCCAACTCCACTTATCAGTTGAAACTTCCGGAAGAAAAAGTAGATCTTTTCCTGGAAAAGAAAAATGAAATGCTGAATGAGTCCATCCAGATGCTGATCAACCCGGAATACAGAAATTAA
- the gatA gene encoding Asp-tRNA(Asn)/Glu-tRNA(Gln) amidotransferase subunit GatA codes for MQDFISIARYQTQLLNGETTCKATVAHYLEKIEAHQHLNAFIEVYAAEALQRAEELDAMTAPQGKLHGVIVALKDVICHKDHAVTAASKILEGFTAVFSATAVERLLEAGAIIIGRVNCDEFAMGSTNEHSVYGKVLNAADETRIPGGSSGGSAVAVQAGLSMVSLGSDTGGSVRQPADFCGIIGLKPTYGRVSRYGLIAYASSFDQIGIFARTIPDTALVLEVIAGADDFDSTVSQQPVPAYSAALKKDATYRIAYFPEALEHESLDPEISAALKDQLGKWEAAGHTVTPVHFDLLDYIVPTYYVLTTAEASSNLSRFDGVKYGYRSPEAAREELDGFYKKNRSEGFGKEVKRRILLGNFVLSSGYYDAYFTQAQKVRRILTNNLQLIFKEFDFICLPTAPSVAFKIGEKAQDPIAMYIADIYTVMANLTGIPAISLPLFTHPTHQMPFGVQLMAAPFNELSLLSFSNNNLATESLF; via the coding sequence TTGCAGGATTTTATTTCTATTGCCCGGTACCAAACCCAGCTGCTGAACGGGGAAACTACCTGTAAGGCCACGGTTGCGCACTACCTGGAAAAGATCGAAGCCCATCAACATCTCAACGCATTTATTGAGGTATATGCCGCAGAGGCACTGCAACGTGCAGAAGAACTGGATGCAATGACTGCCCCCCAGGGAAAGCTGCATGGTGTTATCGTAGCCCTGAAGGACGTGATCTGCCATAAAGACCATGCAGTAACAGCCGCTTCAAAGATCCTGGAAGGATTTACCGCCGTTTTTTCTGCAACTGCCGTGGAACGGCTGCTGGAAGCAGGTGCCATTATCATCGGCCGTGTCAACTGTGATGAATTTGCCATGGGTTCCACCAATGAGCATTCTGTTTATGGCAAAGTGCTGAATGCTGCCGACGAAACCCGTATCCCGGGGGGCTCCTCCGGCGGCTCCGCAGTGGCAGTACAGGCCGGCCTTAGTATGGTATCACTGGGCAGTGACACCGGCGGATCGGTACGTCAGCCTGCTGACTTCTGTGGTATCATCGGGTTAAAACCTACCTACGGGCGTGTATCCCGTTACGGGCTGATTGCCTATGCTTCTTCTTTTGATCAGATCGGCATCTTTGCACGCACCATACCCGACACAGCGCTGGTGCTGGAAGTAATTGCCGGTGCAGATGATTTCGACAGCACCGTGTCGCAACAGCCGGTACCCGCTTATTCGGCAGCGCTGAAAAAGGATGCGACCTACAGGATCGCTTATTTTCCTGAAGCGCTGGAGCACGAAAGCCTGGATCCGGAAATAAGTGCAGCCCTCAAAGACCAGCTGGGAAAATGGGAAGCTGCCGGGCATACCGTCACCCCAGTTCATTTTGATCTGCTGGATTATATCGTTCCCACCTACTATGTCCTCACCACAGCCGAAGCCTCTTCTAACCTGTCGCGCTTTGATGGTGTCAAATATGGCTACCGTTCCCCCGAAGCCGCCCGCGAAGAACTGGATGGTTTTTATAAAAAGAACCGTTCAGAAGGGTTTGGCAAGGAAGTAAAACGAAGGATCCTTCTTGGCAACTTTGTCCTCAGCTCCGGTTACTATGATGCCTACTTTACCCAGGCCCAAAAGGTAAGAAGAATTTTAACAAATAATTTACAACTGATTTTCAAGGAGTTCGACTTTATCTGCCTGCCAACGGCTCCTTCTGTGGCTTTTAAGATCGGTGAAAAGGCCCAGGATCCGATCGCCATGTATATTGCTGATATCTACACCGTTATGGCTAACCTTACGGGTATCCCCGCCATTTCACTTCCTCTTTTCACCCATCCAACCCACCAGATGCCTTTCGGCGTCCAGTTAATGGCAGCTCCTTTTAATGAGCTATCTTTGCTCTCTTTTAGCAACAATAATTTAGCTACGGAATCGTTATTTTAA
- a CDS encoding Sec-independent protein translocase subunit TatA/TatB, which produces MANFQLLGALGTNEIIIIMVIVLLLFGGRKIPELMRGLGKGVREFNDAKDNVKREIEESANTISSEPKRPASTQE; this is translated from the coding sequence ATGGCAAATTTTCAATTATTGGGTGCGTTGGGTACAAACGAGATCATTATCATAATGGTTATTGTGCTGTTGTTATTCGGAGGCCGTAAAATCCCTGAATTAATGAGAGGACTGGGTAAAGGGGTGCGTGAATTTAACGATGCGAAGGATAATGTAAAGCGGGAGATCGAGGAAAGCGCCAATACCATTTCATCCGAGCCTAAAAGACCCGCTTCCACTCAGGAATAA
- the rplS gene encoding 50S ribosomal protein L19, producing the protein MSSAIDFVHEQLTSKKTFPAFKAGDNITVNYKIIEGNKERIQSFKGDVIKKQGKGSTATFTVRKISDGIGVERLFPFTSPNIDSIVLNKVGQVRRAKLFYQRERFGKSARIREKRMAVATEGKKKQAQA; encoded by the coding sequence ATGAGCAGCGCTATAGATTTCGTACACGAACAACTGACTTCCAAAAAGACGTTCCCTGCTTTCAAAGCCGGTGATAATATCACTGTCAACTATAAGATCATTGAAGGAAACAAAGAGCGGATCCAGTCTTTTAAAGGAGATGTGATAAAAAAACAGGGAAAAGGCAGCACTGCTACTTTTACTGTAAGAAAGATCTCCGATGGTATCGGTGTTGAGCGGTTGTTCCCCTTCACCTCTCCCAATATTGACTCTATCGTTTTAAACAAAGTAGGCCAGGTGCGCCGTGCCAAGCTGTTCTATCAGAGAGAGCGTTTTGGTAAAAGTGCCCGCATCCGTGAAAAACGTATGGCCGTTGCTACTGAAGGCAAAAAGAAACAAGCACAGGCATAA
- a CDS encoding multidrug effflux MFS transporter, whose protein sequence is MKEQRFIRLLILGLLSAIGPFSIDMYLPGFPDIAKDLHTDVSKVSLTLSGFFVGISVGQLLYGPLLDKYGRKRPLYIGMALYILASFGCVFATSIEMLIGLRFLQAIGGCVGMVASRAIVRDLFDVTENAKIFSLLMLVVGVSPIIAPTLGGYLAAAFGWQSIFMVLGTIGAVILGMVIFLLPESKKPDPHYSLYPRSILGKFGTVFKEQQFVTYALAGSFTAAGLYAYIAGSPHVFMELFGVSEQVYGWIFTIVAAGLVAATQINARILRVRTSEYIIPRAVSFQTLAGLLLFAGFALNWWGLYSSIILCCIFLACQGFTFPNASALAIAPFRENAGSASALLGCIQMAVGALSTVLVSIFHNETAVPMGGIMAFCAFTALCILLFGRKAIKKRKDSIESQTVDMLKRL, encoded by the coding sequence ATGAAGGAGCAAAGGTTTATCCGTTTATTGATTCTAGGTTTACTGTCTGCTATCGGCCCTTTTTCCATCGACATGTACCTTCCCGGCTTTCCGGATATAGCAAAAGACCTGCATACAGATGTCAGCAAGGTGTCACTCACCCTCTCCGGTTTTTTTGTTGGTATCTCTGTAGGGCAATTATTATATGGTCCGTTGCTGGACAAATACGGCCGTAAACGACCATTATACATCGGCATGGCACTGTACATACTGGCTTCGTTCGGCTGTGTGTTTGCCACTTCCATTGAAATGCTGATCGGGCTGCGTTTTCTGCAGGCGATCGGCGGTTGTGTAGGTATGGTGGCTTCCCGGGCCATCGTGAGGGACCTCTTTGATGTAACTGAAAATGCCAAAATATTTTCCCTGCTTATGCTGGTAGTAGGCGTCTCTCCTATCATTGCCCCCACGCTCGGCGGCTATCTGGCAGCTGCCTTTGGATGGCAGTCCATATTTATGGTATTGGGAACCATAGGTGCGGTTATTCTTGGTATGGTCATTTTTCTGTTGCCGGAATCGAAAAAGCCCGACCCGCATTATTCGTTGTATCCAAGATCCATCCTGGGTAAGTTCGGAACCGTGTTTAAGGAGCAGCAGTTTGTTACCTACGCCCTTGCGGGATCCTTTACGGCCGCTGGGCTGTATGCTTATATCGCAGGATCCCCGCATGTATTTATGGAGCTCTTCGGCGTAAGCGAGCAGGTGTACGGCTGGATCTTTACCATTGTTGCGGCCGGGCTGGTGGCTGCCACACAGATCAATGCCCGCATTTTGCGTGTCCGCACAAGTGAATACATCATTCCACGGGCGGTCAGTTTCCAGACCCTGGCCGGTCTGCTGCTTTTTGCGGGGTTTGCCCTGAACTGGTGGGGACTATACAGCAGTATCATACTTTGCTGCATCTTCCTGGCCTGCCAGGGATTTACGTTTCCGAATGCATCTGCCCTGGCCATCGCACCGTTCCGGGAAAACGCCGGCAGCGCCTCAGCCCTGCTGGGCTGTATTCAGATGGCGGTGGGCGCCCTGAGCACCGTATTGGTCAGTATTTTCCATAATGAAACTGCCGTACCCATGGGCGGCATTATGGCATTCTGTGCATTTACAGCGCTCTGCATCCTTCTTTTTGGCAGAAAGGCGATAAAGAAGCGGAAGGATTCTATTGAAAGTCAGACAGTTGACATGTTAAAGCGGCTGTAA
- a CDS encoding porin family protein: MKKELFITALALFCFHIISTAQADKGTNLIGGNIYFNNNQYESSGSGRIGTFQLKAGHAFTSGVIWGVQGGYLFLKQKNRDGEATSEQSGFSAGVFNRLYKSLGNDFSLFGESSLGYSSSDLKMPSNSAHTRQNVVGLGFTPGLSYKVLDWANIELMLPNILAVSYAKNSTKNNDTSTKTEETFSAKTSLSGSPLNTLGVGFSVMF, translated from the coding sequence ATGAAAAAAGAATTATTCATTACCGCCCTTGCACTTTTTTGTTTCCATATCATTTCAACAGCACAGGCCGACAAAGGCACGAACCTGATCGGCGGAAATATTTACTTTAACAACAACCAGTACGAGTCCTCCGGCAGCGGACGTATCGGAACATTTCAGCTTAAAGCGGGTCACGCATTCACCTCCGGGGTAATATGGGGAGTGCAGGGAGGCTACTTATTTTTAAAACAAAAAAACCGGGATGGTGAAGCAACTTCGGAGCAATCGGGTTTCTCTGCTGGTGTATTCAACCGGCTTTATAAATCCTTGGGTAACGACTTCTCTTTATTTGGAGAATCCTCACTGGGTTATAGCAGCTCCGATTTAAAGATGCCGTCAAATAGTGCCCATACCCGTCAGAATGTTGTGGGTCTGGGCTTTACTCCCGGACTGTCTTACAAAGTCCTCGACTGGGCAAATATCGAACTGATGCTGCCCAATATCCTTGCAGTGAGCTATGCAAAAAACAGTACAAAAAATAACGATACCTCAACAAAAACAGAAGAAACCTTTTCAGCAAAAACCAGTTTAAGCGGCAGCCCGCTCAACACACTCGGTGTCGGATTCAGTGTTATGTTTTAG
- a CDS encoding outer membrane beta-barrel protein: MKTKLLMVTLLLAGHFCATAQIKKGSTLIGGNLSFNTIKNDTAGKMNGGTFSIKAGRAFSENVVWGVFGILGYSNIKASGSTSYSKSHTYGGGLFNRLYKPLGKDFYLYGETSLFYAHMATSPDFVGARPTSDQTSLGFTPGISYQVLDWAHLELSLPNIVTANYMVNRMVIGDSRQRNTNFGASTSLNGSTADLLALGFNILF; the protein is encoded by the coding sequence ATGAAGACAAAACTGCTCATGGTAACACTGTTGCTGGCCGGTCACTTTTGCGCAACTGCTCAAATTAAAAAAGGATCCACATTGATCGGAGGGAACCTGTCGTTTAATACCATAAAAAACGATACTGCCGGAAAAATGAACGGAGGGACTTTTAGTATAAAAGCAGGCCGTGCTTTTTCTGAAAATGTGGTGTGGGGCGTTTTTGGAATTCTCGGATATTCCAATATCAAAGCTTCCGGCAGCACTTCCTACAGCAAAAGCCACACCTACGGCGGGGGTTTATTTAACCGGCTGTACAAGCCCCTGGGAAAGGACTTTTACCTTTATGGAGAGACCTCTTTGTTTTATGCACATATGGCCACTTCGCCTGATTTTGTAGGCGCCAGACCTACATCGGACCAGACGAGCCTCGGATTTACTCCCGGCATTTCTTATCAGGTGCTTGACTGGGCACATTTAGAACTCTCACTCCCCAACATTGTTACGGCAAACTATATGGTAAACCGGATGGTTATAGGAGACTCCCGGCAAAGGAATACCAATTTTGGCGCAAGCACCAGTCTGAACGGAAGCACTGCTGATCTTTTAGCGCTTGGCTTCAACATCCTGTTCTGA
- a CDS encoding GntP family permease, with product MHATSAFLLLLAILSGIGLIIILSTKYKVHPFFSLSAACFVTGAVGGLDAMMILTTMKEGFGKIMSSLGFIIAIGTVLGMVLQANGATTAMANAIIKWVGSRRSVFAISLTGFIVGLPIFCDSGYIVLNGLNQSMIRKTAVPVAVMSTAMATGLYAVHCFIPPHPGVTAAVGALNADPGRVILYGLLAAVPAMLAGYYWAVWRGRKFPAGPAADNEPLISEEPAQLPAALLSFVPVVVPVLLIALRAVVFSLMHTGNGTLEQVLIVGDPAIALSIGLVLALMIPSKWNKGQLHQLVQHGLEKAGGILVIIGAGGAFGMVIQALKLQDYLSGLEHINTLGLLFPFLVALVLKTAQGSSTVAILTAASIVLPFLPGLQLDSENGRVIAVLAMGAGSMAVSHVNDAYFWVITNFSGQELKPVLQVYSTATVCMAVVGLLFVYLLSLIIL from the coding sequence ATGCATGCCACTTCCGCTTTTCTATTATTGCTGGCGATCCTGTCCGGTATCGGGCTGATCATTATTTTGAGTACGAAGTATAAGGTTCATCCTTTCTTTTCCCTGTCCGCAGCCTGTTTTGTAACCGGTGCTGTCGGAGGACTGGATGCCATGATGATTCTTACAACGATGAAGGAAGGCTTTGGTAAGATCATGAGCTCACTCGGATTTATCATTGCCATCGGAACCGTGCTGGGAATGGTGTTGCAGGCGAACGGGGCCACAACAGCAATGGCCAATGCGATCATAAAATGGGTGGGAAGCAGGCGGTCTGTTTTTGCGATAAGTCTGACCGGCTTTATCGTAGGACTTCCGATTTTTTGTGATTCGGGTTATATCGTTTTGAACGGATTGAATCAATCCATGATACGCAAGACGGCGGTGCCCGTAGCCGTTATGAGCACGGCGATGGCCACCGGGCTTTATGCCGTGCATTGTTTTATACCGCCGCATCCGGGTGTTACGGCTGCGGTTGGTGCTCTGAATGCAGACCCGGGCCGGGTTATTTTATACGGCTTGCTGGCCGCCGTTCCCGCCATGCTGGCCGGTTATTACTGGGCGGTATGGCGGGGCAGAAAGTTTCCGGCCGGACCTGCTGCCGATAATGAACCGTTGATCTCAGAGGAGCCGGCACAGCTGCCGGCTGCCCTGCTTTCCTTTGTTCCGGTTGTAGTACCGGTACTGCTGATCGCCCTGCGGGCTGTTGTGTTTAGCCTGATGCATACCGGGAACGGAACGCTTGAGCAGGTGCTGATCGTCGGGGACCCGGCGATAGCGCTTTCCATCGGATTGGTCCTGGCGCTGATGATTCCATCAAAGTGGAATAAAGGCCAACTGCATCAGCTGGTACAGCACGGGCTGGAAAAGGCGGGTGGTATATTGGTTATTATCGGTGCCGGTGGCGCCTTTGGCATGGTGATCCAGGCACTGAAACTACAGGACTATCTTTCCGGGTTGGAGCATATCAACACATTGGGACTGCTTTTCCCATTCCTGGTAGCGCTTGTGCTTAAAACGGCACAGGGTTCGTCCACAGTGGCCATTCTTACCGCTGCATCCATTGTGCTGCCGTTTCTGCCGGGGCTGCAGCTGGACTCCGAAAACGGTCGGGTGATCGCCGTACTGGCCATGGGCGCGGGTTCTATGGCAGTTTCGCATGTAAATGACGCCTATTTCTGGGTGATCACTAATTTTTCAGGCCAGGAATTGAAACCGGTGCTGCAGGTATACAGTACGGCTACGGTTTGCATGGCGGTTGTGGGTTTATTGTTTGTGTATTTATTGTCTTTAATCATTTTATAA
- a CDS encoding glycerate kinase encodes MKVVIAPNAFKNSLPADEVAAAIRQGLLQGGYKGDCVCHPVGDGGDGTGALLNHCLGAEVIAATVADPLGRSITASFGWIAATKTAVIELADASGLRLLDPKEYDPLRATTAGCGQLIKAALDRGAAEILFCIGGSATVDGGSGLLKELGVVFLNEKKEPLQQLPADLVSLRGIDRQHSDPRLNATTFTILCDVKNHLLGAKGAAAVFGPQKGAGPDEVRLLESGLKQLRRITERVTGTDINQLTYSGAAGGVAATCMAFFNAKAVNGIDYFLSRTGFEALLKDAGWVITGEGAIDHQTLEGKAPYGVARMAKRYGIPVIGVAGKVPEEEDTALNEYFDWLLPINEQPLPLEEAIRLTRTNLEKTGRKIASTLNSQLDIP; translated from the coding sequence ATGAAAGTGGTTATAGCGCCAAATGCGTTTAAGAACAGCCTCCCGGCAGATGAAGTGGCCGCTGCTATCAGACAGGGATTGTTGCAGGGCGGCTATAAAGGAGATTGTGTTTGTCATCCGGTAGGCGACGGCGGGGATGGCACAGGCGCCCTGCTGAATCATTGCCTGGGAGCGGAAGTGATCGCAGCCACGGTTGCCGATCCATTGGGAAGAAGCATTACAGCGTCTTTCGGATGGATCGCCGCAACAAAGACCGCGGTGATCGAGCTGGCCGATGCTTCCGGTCTGCGCCTGCTGGATCCAAAAGAATATGATCCGTTGCGCGCTACCACGGCGGGTTGCGGACAATTGATCAAAGCGGCGCTCGACAGGGGGGCAGCAGAAATTTTATTTTGCATCGGCGGAAGTGCAACTGTGGATGGCGGCTCCGGACTTTTAAAAGAGCTCGGAGTTGTTTTTTTGAATGAAAAGAAAGAACCCCTGCAGCAGCTTCCTGCGGACTTGGTGTCACTCCGGGGTATTGACAGGCAGCACAGTGACCCGCGATTGAATGCCACAACCTTCACCATACTCTGTGATGTTAAAAATCATTTATTGGGTGCAAAGGGCGCTGCTGCTGTATTTGGACCACAAAAAGGAGCAGGACCAGATGAGGTCCGGTTACTGGAGTCGGGACTCAAACAGTTGCGACGGATCACAGAACGGGTTACAGGAACTGATATAAACCAGCTGACCTATAGTGGTGCAGCAGGAGGCGTAGCTGCTACATGTATGGCGTTCTTTAATGCTAAAGCAGTAAATGGAATCGATTACTTCTTAAGCAGGACCGGTTTTGAAGCCTTGCTCAAAGATGCCGGGTGGGTGATTACCGGAGAGGGCGCGATTGACCACCAGACCCTGGAAGGAAAAGCGCCTTATGGCGTGGCGAGGATGGCAAAACGGTATGGCATCCCTGTGATTGGTGTGGCGGGGAAGGTGCCGGAAGAAGAAGACACTGCTTTAAATGAATATTTTGACTGGCTATTACCGATTAACGAACAACCGCTGCCATTGGAGGAAGCCATCCGGCTTACCCGCACGAACCTGGAAAAGACGGGCCGGAAGATTGCGAGCACATTAAACAGTCAGCTGGATATTCCCTGA
- the rny gene encoding ribonuclease Y gives MNSEIFFYILGGLVVGVLIGKLIFAKNTKQKIEEAELHSKNIIKEAELKAETIRKEKELEAKERFVSLKSAHDKEVNDRNRKLAESENRIKQKEQSLSQKEANTDKQVKENDAIKDNLNRQIEVVNKKRTELEKHQEEHIRRLEKIAALSAEEAKSQLVESLKNEAQTQAIGLQQEIIDEAKQKANKEARKIIIQTIQRTAAEQAIENSITVFNLESDEVKGQIIGREGRNIRALEAATGVDLIVDDTPEAILLSCFDPLRREIARLSLQRLVTDGRIHPARIEEVVEKTRKQIEEQVMEIGERTVIDLGIHGLHKELVRMVGRMRYRSSYGQNLLMHSRETANLCAIMASELGLNPKLAKRAGLLHDIGKVPDEESELSHALLGAKLAEKYGENPAVVNAIAAHHDEVEMQYVISPIVQACDAISGARPGARREIMQQYLQRIKDLENLATSYPGVEKAYAIQAGRELRVIVESDKVSDQDSDKLSFEIAQKIQTEMTFPGQIKVTVIREKRAVNVAR, from the coding sequence ATGAATTCCGAAATATTTTTTTATATCCTGGGCGGCCTGGTGGTGGGCGTCCTCATCGGTAAATTGATCTTTGCAAAAAATACAAAGCAAAAAATCGAAGAAGCGGAGTTACACTCCAAAAACATCATAAAAGAAGCCGAGTTAAAGGCAGAAACCATCCGCAAGGAAAAGGAACTGGAAGCCAAGGAACGCTTTGTTTCCCTGAAATCTGCACACGACAAAGAAGTAAATGACCGTAACCGGAAACTGGCGGAATCAGAAAACCGTATTAAACAGAAAGAGCAATCGCTCAGCCAGAAAGAGGCCAATACGGATAAACAGGTTAAAGAAAATGATGCCATCAAGGATAACCTGAACCGCCAGATCGAAGTGGTGAATAAAAAACGTACCGAGCTGGAAAAACACCAGGAAGAGCACATCCGCCGCCTGGAGAAAATTGCCGCACTGTCTGCTGAAGAAGCGAAAAGCCAGCTGGTGGAAAGTCTGAAAAACGAAGCCCAGACCCAGGCGATCGGTCTCCAGCAGGAAATCATTGATGAGGCAAAGCAAAAAGCCAACAAGGAAGCCCGCAAAATCATTATACAAACCATCCAGCGTACCGCTGCCGAACAGGCCATAGAAAATTCCATCACCGTATTCAACCTGGAAAGTGATGAAGTAAAAGGCCAGATCATCGGACGTGAGGGAAGAAATATCCGTGCCCTAGAAGCCGCTACCGGCGTAGATCTTATTGTAGACGATACGCCTGAAGCCATCCTGCTTTCCTGCTTCGACCCCCTGCGTCGTGAAATTGCGCGGTTGAGCTTGCAACGCCTGGTTACCGACGGGCGGATCCACCCTGCGCGTATTGAAGAAGTGGTGGAAAAAACCCGGAAACAGATCGAAGAACAGGTAATGGAGATTGGTGAGCGCACCGTGATCGACCTGGGCATTCATGGATTACATAAAGAACTCGTAAGAATGGTCGGCCGTATGCGTTACCGCTCTTCTTACGGACAAAACCTGCTGATGCACAGCCGCGAAACAGCCAACCTTTGCGCCATCATGGCTTCTGAACTGGGACTGAATCCCAAACTGGCAAAACGCGCGGGATTGCTGCACGATATCGGTAAAGTACCTGATGAGGAATCAGAACTCAGCCACGCATTGCTGGGTGCAAAACTGGCGGAAAAATATGGTGAGAACCCTGCTGTGGTAAATGCCATTGCAGCCCACCACGATGAGGTGGAAATGCAGTATGTGATCTCCCCCATTGTACAGGCCTGCGATGCCATCAGCGGCGCCCGTCCCGGTGCCCGCAGGGAGATCATGCAGCAGTACCTGCAACGCATCAAAGACCTGGAAAACCTGGCTACCAGCTACCCGGGTGTGGAGAAAGCCTATGCAATACAGGCCGGTCGTGAATTGCGTGTGATTGTAGAGTCCGATAAGGTTTCCGATCAGGACAGTGATAAGCTTTCTTTTGAGATCGCGCAAAAGATCCAGACCGAAATGACCTTCCCCGGTCAGATCAAGGTAACGGTGATCCGCGAAAAACGCGCGGTGAACGTGGCACGGTAA